GCGGGCTCCGCCTCGATGGAAACGTGGGGCAACGTAACAATCGGCGGCGCGGGCGGCACGGGCGTCCTCAACCTGTTTAGCGACGGCGCCTTGACCGTTAACTACGCCCCGGGGCTGGCCAGCTCCTCGCGGATCCAGATCGGAAACCAGGGCGGCTCGACCGGTTCGATCGTGCAGACGGGCGGCAGCGTGGCGACCGACGGCCTCATGAGCCTCGGCTTCAACACCGGCCAGGCGGCCTACACACTCAACGGCTCTGCAGGCTCGGTGAACGTGCGGGCCTTTGAGGCCTTCCAGTCGGTGGAGCTGAACTTCAACCTCGACGCGGGCGGGGCCACCACCATCAACGTGGAGGGCAACACCAACACCGCCGGCGATGTCGACGCCGGGAACTCGATGACGCTCAGCAGCCCCACGCTGAACATCTCGGGGCTCGGCAGCTACGCGTCGCTGGCGGACATCGTGTTGTTCGACCAGCTCGACCCCTCGGCTTCGCTGACCGGTACGTTCGGGAACTACACTCAGGGCCAGGTTGTCGGCCAGAACGCCGGCGGGGCCGACTTCTACCTGAACCTGTTCGGCGGCAACGGGAACGATGTTGTGCTGCAGAGCTCGCTGCCGAGCAGCAGCACCAACGGCCTGGTCTGGAACGCCGGAGCAGCGAACTTCGACTCTGGCTGGGCTTCCGGCGACGGCTCGTTCGGCGTCGCCGCGACGGGGGTCGACCCGTTCTCGGGTCTGCAAAATCTGTACCTCGGCAACAACGGCCACGCGACGTTCGACGGCGCGTCGAACACCTCGGCGGGGACCACAGTGAACAACGTGTTCGTTGGCACCAACAAGGCCGGCGCGGTCGTGGCGGGACGCAACGGCAACGGGACCCTCACGGTCAATGGTTCGCAGAACCTCACCGTGGACGACTCCGCCGCCGCAGGCGCCGAGGGCTTCTTCACCGTAGGCGAACAGGGCTTCACGGGAACCGTGAACTGGAACAGCGCCGGCACGCTCGACGCCCAGGGGCAGTTTCGGGTAGGGCGTGACGGCGGGACCGGCGTGGTCAATCAAACCGCCGGCGTCGTCCAGGGCGGAACCACTGGCGGCGGAGGCAAGTACTTGGGCATCGGCGACGGAACCGGCAGCCAGGGGACCTACAACCTCTACGGCGGAGCCCTGTACCCCGATGGGCAGGGCGCCGGGGCGCCGCTCCGCCAGTTCCGCGTCGGCCACAACGGCGCCGCCGGCACACTACGCGTAGGCGACGGCGCCGGAGCCGCGGAAACGGCTGTCTTCGAGAGCGAGGACGACCTGTGGATTGGTTCCGCTGGCGGCACGGGCGCGATTGAGATCCAAGCCGACGGCGTGCTCCGCCTAGTTGGCGAAAACGCGCCGATGTTTGTCGGCTACCGCAACAACGGAACCGGCGGAATTGGCTCGGTCAATCAGGAGGGCGGGCTGCTGCAAGTCGACAACCTGCTGACCATCGGCCAGGGCGAAGACTCGGTCGGCGAGTACCTGCTGAGCGGCGGCTCCGTACTCGCCGCCAATGACGGCGGCGGCGACGTCCGCATCGGCGGCGGCGGCGGAACCGGGACGCTCAGGGTCTCCGGCACGGGCGACTTCAGCTCGCAGGGCCGCCTGTTCATCGCCGAGGCCGGCGGTCAGGGCACGGTTGGCCTGCTTGAGATTACCGGCAGCCAGGCCGGCTTCACCATCAACAAGCTCGAGAACGCGCCCGGCACGGCCGGCCCCGGCGCCGGCAACGACGAGACGATCCGCTGGGTCGCCGACACGTCCGGCGTCACGCCGATCGTCGTCACCGGCCTATCCGAGACCGAGGTCGTGCAGATCCAAGACCCGGTCGAGCTGGCGGCCAACACCGGTACCGACGGCAGCGGCGACCTGATGGGCGACGGCATCGCGTTGTCGCTCGACCTGTCGGCGTTGTCGGGGAGTCAGTCCCTGACGCTGATCGACAACCAGAGCGCCGAGGCAATCCTCGGGTACTTCGAGAATGGCGCCACCATGAACCTGTACGAAGAGGGCGAGTCGATCCTCGGCACCGGCTTCGGTGGTCAGGTTACCATCTCTTACCTCGGCGGCACGGGCAATGACGTTGTCCTATCGCTGGTAGCCGCGGCCGGCCTGCCCGGCGACTACAACGGCGATGGCGTCGTAGACGCCGCCGACTACACGCAGTGGCGTGACAACAAGGGCGACGCGGACGAGTCGGCCATCATGAACAACGGCGACGGCGGCGGAATCACCGACTCGGACTACCTGGTGTGGCGGGACAACTACGGCCGCACCTCTGGTTCGCCTTCGGCGACCGCTGCGCCCGAGCCGCGCGGCGCGCTGCTCGCCGCACTAGCGTTCGGCGTGGCCCTTGCTAGCTTCACCCGGCGGCCAACGACTGCTCTGGCGCGATGCCGTTCGTAGTCGCAGCGTTTTCAACTCAACTTGTCCTTAATTCTAGTTCTGCAACTTTGAGAGGAGTCCTCATGAGGTCCACCAGTCTGACAGCCATCGCGGCCGGCGTGCTCGCGGCGGCGCTCGCCGCGCAGTGCTCGGCGGCGACAATCTACGCCGTGAACGACATCGGCCTGGTCAAGCGGTTCTCCGGCATCGCCAGCGGCGCCAACCCCGTTACCGACGGCTCCTTTGGCGGCGGTTCGGGCGTGCTGGTCGCCACGATCCCGGGCTACGGCGAGTACCAGGGGATGACCTTCGCGCCCGGCGGCGGCGTGCTGGGCGTGAACCCGGGCGGCGACGTCGTGCAGTGGTCGGGCATTGCTGACTGGCTGGCCAACGCCACCCCTGCCGTGCTGGCCGCCGACGTCTTCGCCGACAAGACCAACGGCAACGGCGCCGCTGCGGGCGGCGGTGCGGGCACGATCCACGGCCTCAGCTACGACGGCGGGACCGGCGGCTTCTACGTGACCCTCGAGGCAGATGACGACACCGACGGCGACGTCCGCCAGTACGCCAGCCTCGCCGATCTGCTCACGGATACGGGGGCCAATCTGGCCGCTCCGTACGGCGGCAACCTGCTGAACTTCTACTACCCCGATGAGGACGCGCCCAGCAACCGGGACGCACCGAACGACACCCCCGGGGCCAACTACTTCCAGATCGCCGGCAACGGCCAGCTCGAGGGCTTCCTGAGCCTGGCGGACTACGCCTCGGACCCGAACAACCGGACCTTCCAACAAGGCTTTGGTTCGGGACTGCGGGCCGCGTTTGCCGTCCCCGAGCCCTCGGCGTTGTGGCTCACAGCGTTCGCAGCCGCGTCGGCGTTCCGGCGTCGCCGAGCGAGCGTTTCTCACTAAGCGGGCAGGCTGACTGAGACCGCCGCCCTGGACCCTCATCGGTTCAGGGCGGCTCTTGCTTCACCGATCGACACCTTGAACAGGCCCTCAACGATGAGCGTCCGGCGGACCATCTTCCAATTCGTGCGCGTGGCGGCACGGCGATCCCTTCCCCTGACGCTCGGCGCGATCGCTCTGAGCGTGCCTCCGCTGCGCTGCGCGGCCCAGCCCGGCGCCGCGGCGCCCAACGTAATCGTCGTCAACATCGACGACATGGGGGCAGGCGACTTCAGCGTCTACGGCAGCCAGTACTCCTCAACCCCCAACATCGACCGACTCGCCTCCGAGGGGACGCGGTTCACCAACTTCTACGCGGGGGCGCCGATCTGCTCGCCGTCGCGCGCGGCGTTGTTCACCGGGCAGTACGCGGCCAGGTCGGGCATCAACTCGTTCCTCGACAACTCGACAAGCAACCTCAACCGCGACAACGCCAACAACCTGTCGCTGCAGGCGCCCTCCATGGCAGG
This Posidoniimonas polymericola DNA region includes the following protein-coding sequences:
- a CDS encoding beta strand repeat-containing protein; translation: MHSKVAKLFSLSLALTCAAAVNADTLVWNNGTGAFVGSQTWSYDNAGVVATTDNPFNHIGVPGGVGGENVVLIGGGGEVTLSSAGQGPYSDNSFYELRVGTLAGAADLSGVAGGADHRGDGTLTVDGVDLLLFNDGVGSGNLIVGGASGISGTVNWNSSETLAANNQLRVGQGGVGVFNQNGGAVEISAVSGPADPTRVGSGGGTGTYYLNAGSLQIGSSDGGDGGLEKTVTVGIGVEGGSSSGVFNLGDGSGSAGSASMETWGNVTIGGAGGTGVLNLFSDGALTVNYAPGLASSSRIQIGNQGGSTGSIVQTGGSVATDGLMSLGFNTGQAAYTLNGSAGSVNVRAFEAFQSVELNFNLDAGGATTINVEGNTNTAGDVDAGNSMTLSSPTLNISGLGSYASLADIVLFDQLDPSASLTGTFGNYTQGQVVGQNAGGADFYLNLFGGNGNDVVLQSSLPSSSTNGLVWNAGAANFDSGWASGDGSFGVAATGVDPFSGLQNLYLGNNGHATFDGASNTSAGTTVNNVFVGTNKAGAVVAGRNGNGTLTVNGSQNLTVDDSAAAGAEGFFTVGEQGFTGTVNWNSAGTLDAQGQFRVGRDGGTGVVNQTAGVVQGGTTGGGGKYLGIGDGTGSQGTYNLYGGALYPDGQGAGAPLRQFRVGHNGAAGTLRVGDGAGAAETAVFESEDDLWIGSAGGTGAIEIQADGVLRLVGENAPMFVGYRNNGTGGIGSVNQEGGLLQVDNLLTIGQGEDSVGEYLLSGGSVLAANDGGGDVRIGGGGGTGTLRVSGTGDFSSQGRLFIAEAGGQGTVGLLEITGSQAGFTINKLENAPGTAGPGAGNDETIRWVADTSGVTPIVVTGLSETEVVQIQDPVELAANTGTDGSGDLMGDGIALSLDLSALSGSQSLTLIDNQSAEAILGYFENGATMNLYEEGESILGTGFGGQVTISYLGGTGNDVVLSLVAAAGLPGDYNGDGVVDAADYTQWRDNKGDADESAIMNNGDGGGITDSDYLVWRDNYGRTSGSPSATAAPEPRGALLAALAFGVALASFTRRPTTALARCRS
- a CDS encoding PEP-CTERM sorting domain-containing protein (PEP-CTERM proteins occur, often in large numbers, in the proteomes of bacteria that also encode an exosortase, a predicted intramembrane cysteine proteinase. The presence of a PEP-CTERM domain at a protein's C-terminus predicts cleavage within the sorting domain, followed by covalent anchoring to some some component of the (usually Gram-negative) cell surface. Many PEP-CTERM proteins exhibit an unusual sequence composition that includes large numbers of potential glycosylation sites. Expression of one such protein has been shown restore the ability of a bacterium to form floc, a type of biofilm.), whose protein sequence is MRSTSLTAIAAGVLAAALAAQCSAATIYAVNDIGLVKRFSGIASGANPVTDGSFGGGSGVLVATIPGYGEYQGMTFAPGGGVLGVNPGGDVVQWSGIADWLANATPAVLAADVFADKTNGNGAAAGGGAGTIHGLSYDGGTGGFYVTLEADDDTDGDVRQYASLADLLTDTGANLAAPYGGNLLNFYYPDEDAPSNRDAPNDTPGANYFQIAGNGQLEGFLSLADYASDPNNRTFQQGFGSGLRAAFAVPEPSALWLTAFAAASAFRRRRASVSH